Proteins encoded in a region of the Tripterygium wilfordii isolate XIE 37 chromosome 21, ASM1340144v1, whole genome shotgun sequence genome:
- the LOC119988127 gene encoding tetraspanin-19-like, with translation MARTARTCMTTLLKVVNAIMGVVGIAMIIYGFWMIGVFQRDMEDSTVIDPWFINTFLVTGVTLCFITCVGHIAADSAHGFCLSCYKVMIICLLLVETAMAADLLLNSDWEKDLPDDPTGNFRDFKEFVKSNFGIFKWIVLVILLSQGVSILLAMTLRALGSNQRSKYDSDDEYTLPRLPFLEPPPYVVSDPYLASKNGAWNVRIDSQLS, from the exons TTGTGAATGCAATAATGGGAGTGGTGGGCATAGCAATGATTATATATGGATTCTGGATGATTGGAGTTTTTCAAAGAGACATGGAAGATTCTACTGTTATTGATCCATG GTTTATAAACACTTTTCTGGTAACTGGTGTTACCTTGTGCTTCATAACATGTGTTGGTCATATAGCTGCAGATAGTGCTCATGGCTTCTGCCTCTCCTGT TATAAGGTGATGATCATCTGCCTTCTCCTGGTGGAAACTGCAATGGCAGCTGATTTACTTCTGAACTCGGATTGGGAGAAG GATTTGCCAGACGATCCCACTGGCAATTTCCGCGATTTCAAAGAATTTGTCAAGTCAAATTTTGGTATCTTCAAATGGATAGTCTTGGTGATTCTCCTGTCACAG GGAGTTTCAATCTTATTGGCAATGACTCTGAGAGCTCTAGGATCAAACCAGAGATCAAAGTATGATAGCGATGATGAGTACACTCTTCCCCGCCTTCCTTTCCTAGAACCACCTCCATACGTTGTCAGTGATCCGTATCTTGCTTCCAAAAATGGTGCCTGGAATGTGAGGATCGACTCTCAACTTTCATGA